A single Lolium perenne isolate Kyuss_39 chromosome 6, Kyuss_2.0, whole genome shotgun sequence DNA region contains:
- the LOC127306008 gene encoding uncharacterized protein has protein sequence MYCTLQVCSCLLGEDVLSVYVYEIQLESTSQGNGLGKFLMQLIEPRKCQMRSMMLTVQKPNTEAMAFYNKLRYAISYLTITSGSADQDWYKL, from the exons ATGTATTGTACACTCCAGGTTTGTTCTTGCCTTCTTGGAGAGGATGTGCTCAGTGTTTATGTGTATGAGATACAGTTGGAGTCTACTTCCCAAGGAAATGGGTTGGGGAAGTTTCTAATGCAGTTGATTGAACCTCGCAAG TGCCAAATGAGATCCATGATGCTAACAGTTCAAAAACCTAATACGGAAGCTATGGCTTTCTACAATAAGTTGAG ATATGCCATATCCTACCTCACCATCACGAGTGGATCTGCTG ATCAGGATTGGTACAAGCTATGA